The following coding sequences are from one Salvia hispanica cultivar TCC Black 2014 chromosome 3, UniMelb_Shisp_WGS_1.0, whole genome shotgun sequence window:
- the LOC125212909 gene encoding dof zinc finger protein DOF5.6-like, producing the protein MEQQRPDQPPRLKPPEMLPPPPQKCPRCDSSNTKFCYYNNYSLSQPRYFCKSCRRYWTHGGTLRNVPVGGGCRKTKRPRPSSSSSSPAEIQPVLAAIPPQTLAALSAAFPPPAGPNYYRGPTFLSTLASMQPGFNQGAAARGQYNAVTLRPPAPQHQFPLQNNQYSFPSDSLTNPAARAPWPQTFINAAPPTATTSSSPGTSLSFWSGDGDSDDLAGPSFDAGFDPSSP; encoded by the coding sequence ATGGAGCAGCAGCGCCCGGATCAGCCCCCCCGCCTCAAGCCGCCGGAGATGCTGCCTCCCCCGCCCCAGAAGTGCCCGCGCTGCGACTCCTCCAACACCAAATTCTGCTACTACAACAACTACAGCCTCTCCCAGCCCCGCTACTTCTGCAAGTCCTGCCGCCGCTACTGGACCCACGGCGGAACCCTACGAAACGTCCCCGTCGGCGGCGGCTGCCGCAAGACCAAGCGCCCccgcccctcctcctcctcctcctcccccgCCGAGATTCAGCCCGTCCTCGCCGCGATCCCACCTCAAACCCTGGCTGCCTTGAGCGCCGCTTTCCCTCCTCCGGCCGGGCCCAACTACTACCGAGGCCCCACCTTCCTCTCCACCCTCGCCTCCATGCAACCCGGATTCAACCAGGGCGCCGCCGCGCGCGGCCAATACAATGCTGTCACTCTCCGACCCCCGGCGCCGCAGCACCAATTCCCTCTTCAGAACAATCAGTACAGCTTCCCATCAGACAGCCTGACTAATCCGGCTGCGCGCGCTCCTTGGCCTCAAACCTTCATCAACGCCGCGCCACCCACCGCAACGACCTCCTCCTCCCCCGGGACAAGCTTGAGCTTCTGGAGCGGCGATGGCGACAGCGATGACCTGGCGGGGCCTTCCTTCGACGCGGGGTTCGATCCATCCTCCCCGTGA
- the LOC125212922 gene encoding dof zinc finger protein DOF1.4-like, giving the protein MADKPNIPHPLNCPRCDSSNTKFCYYNNYSFSQPRHFCKSCKRYWTRGGTLRNVPVGGACRRNKRHKRNLPPPPSNNLQTPLFPSLNANLNFPLSSFRVSSDDSGFDRINGLGLGFSSKPIQVASSSPFASAANNSVFFGSSSFSTSSTMAPLLHYDDRLAWNPNQTPSLNTNPIDQINIFDHVWNTSTSSAGAWFDPSTMGGYSVPSLI; this is encoded by the coding sequence ATGGCCGATAAGCCAAATATTCCCCACCCTCTCAACTGCCCCCGCTGCGATTCCTCCAACACCAAATTCTGCTACTACAACAACTACAGCTTCTCTCAGCCTCGCCACTTCTGCAAATCCTGCAAGCGCTACTGGACCAGAGGCGGCACCCTCCGCAACGTCCCCGTCGGCGGCGCATGCCGCAGAAACAAGCGCCACAAGAGAAATCTGCCTCCGCCGCCTTCCAACAATCTCCAAACCCCTTTGTTCCCCAGCCTTAATGCTAATCTCAACTTTCCCCTTTCCAGTTTTAGGGTTTCTTCAGATGATTCTGGATTCGATCGAATCAACGGTCTCGGGTTAGGGTTTTCATCGAAGCCgatccaagtggcttcttcgTCGCCTTTCGCATCAGCTGCAAACAATTCTGTCTTCTTCGGATCTTCCTCCTTCTCCACATCTTCAACAATGGCGCCTTTGCTCCATTACGATGATAGACTGGCTTGGAACCCGAACCAAACCCCGAGCCTAAACACAAACCCTATCGATcagattaatatttttgatcACGTATGGAACACAAGCACAAGCAGCGCCGGGGCTTGGTTTGACCCCTCAACCATGGGTGGCTACTCCGTTCCATCTCTGATTTAG
- the LOC125211687 gene encoding uncharacterized protein ECU03_1610, producing MAALKNVFLSLSKSSELSQSLPLRPTVSRVCFAAASRHQQGRNMAGEAGRKEYTPYNDEEPRDEVRETMDKAKEKTQEMKDRAKESANETADSVKERAQQMNDKTKENLGSMADKAYEMREKTADAAGSVADKTKRQAHEATDKVKGAADKTKEYAQGAKEKVADAAKGAWGAAKETTQKIKETVVGKSDEDDLDDYIEDHVKKPAREHRGEKVMDEDVVDARRRRADEHDRGKL from the exons atgGCAGCACTGAAGAACGTTTTTCTCAGCCTCTCCAAGTCGTCGGAGCTCTCCCAATCCCTCCCCCTCCGCCCCACCGTCTCCCGCGTCTGCTTCGCCGCCGCTTCCAGACACCAACAG GGTCGAAACATGGCGGGCGAGGCCGGCCGCAAAGAGTACACCCCCTACAACGACGAGGAGCCGCGGGACGAGGTGAGGGAGACCATGGACAAGGCCAAGGAAAAGACCCAAGAGATGAAGGACAGAGCCAAGGAGAGCGCCAACGAGACCGCCGACTCTGTAAAAGAGAGGGCGCAGCAGATGAACGACAAAACCAAGGAAAATCTAGGATCCATGGCGGATAAGGCCTACGAGATGAGGGAGAAGACTGCCGACGCTGCAGGAAGCGTCGCCGACAAGACCAAGCGGCAGGCGCACGAGGCGACGGACAAGGTGAAGGGCGCTGCGGACAAGACGAAGGAGTACGCGCAGGGGGCCAAGGAGAAAGTGGCGGATGCGGCCAAGGGCGCGTGGGGGGCGGCCAAGGAGACCACGCAGAAGATCAAGGAGACGGTGGTGGGGAAGTCGGATGAGGATGACTTGGATGATTATATAGAGGATCACGTGAAGAAGCCCGCCCGGGAGCACCGGGGTGAGAAGGTCATGGATGAGGATGTGGTGGACGCGAGGCGGCGTCGCGCGGACGAACACGACCGTGGCAAGCTTTGA
- the LOC125211736 gene encoding squamosa promoter-binding protein 1-like has protein sequence METNKEVGKRIIQETEFDEDGDDDEDIGEDNKKQGALTPSKRRVSSAGGSTQRSCQAEDCTADMADAKPYHRRHKVCEFHAKAAVVLISGIRQRFCQQCSRFHELSEFDEAKRSCRRRLAGHNERRRKSSYDSH, from the exons ATGGAAACCAACAAGGAAGTAGGGAAAAGGATCATCCAGGAAACTGAATTCGACGAGGACGGTGACGATGACGAAGACATCGGAGAAGATAACAAGAAACAAGGAGCATTGACTCCCTCCAAAAGAAGAGTATCTAGTGCAGGAGGATCGACACAGCGTTCTTGTCAGGCAGAAGACTGCACTGCTGATATGGCTGATGCCAAGCCTTATCATCGTCGACATAAAGTTTGTGAATTTCATGCCAAGGCTGCAGTGGTTCTTATTTCTGGCATAAGACAGCGTTTCTGCCAACAGTGTAGCAG GTTTCATGAACTATCAGAGTTTGATGAAGCTAAAAGGAGTTGCCGCAGGCGTTTGGCAGGGCACAATGAGCGACGGCGCAAGAGTTCATATGATTCTCACTAA
- the LOC125209106 gene encoding signal recognition particle 54 kDa protein, chloroplastic-like, with amino-acid sequence MEVISGVASRHFPASTSLQISQFPLRSSLFPRSYGSPQSLSFSAGNSFAREVWGVINSRSSAVQRREMRGVVRAEMFGQLTSGLESAWNKLKGEEVLTKENIVEPMRDIRRALLEADVSLPVVRRFVQAVSDRAVGTGLIRGVKPDQQLVKIVSDELVKLMGGEVSELVFSKTKPTVILLAGLQGVGKTTISAKLALYLKKLGKSCMLIAGDVYRPAAIDQLVILGEQVGVPVYAAGTDVKPAEIARQGLAEARKKNVDVVIMDTAGRLQIDKAMMDELKDVKKVLDPTEVLLVVDAMTGQEAAALVTTFNVEIGITGAILSKLDGDSRGGAALSVKEVSGKPIKLVGRGERMDDLEPFYPDRMAGRILGMGDVLSFVEKAQEVIRQEEAEDLQKKIMSAKFDFNDLLKQTRTVARMGSMSRVIGMIPGMGKVTPAQIRDAEKNLQLMESMIEAMTPEEREKPELLAESPERRKRVAQESGKTEQQVSELVAQIFQMRVRMKNLMNIMEGGSLPSMSNLEQAMRAEQKPPPGTARRKKRADSRKQFSDLAASAIARGFGDKN; translated from the exons ATGGAGGTGATCTCCGGCGTTGCTTCCCGCCATTTCCCGGCTTCAACCTCACTCCAAATTTCGCAATTTCCACTCCGCAGCTCCCTATTCCCCAGGAGCTACGGTTCGCCGCAATCGCTCTCATTCTCCGCCGGCAACTCCTTCGCG AGAGAGGTGTGGGGTGTTATAAACTCTAGGAGCAGCGCCGTTCAGAGAAGGGAAATGCGAGGCGTTGTGAGAGCGGAGATGTTTGGGCAGCTCACCAGCGGCCTAGAATCCGCTTGGAACAAGCTCAAGGGAGAAG AAGTCTTGACCAAGGAAAACATTGTGGAACCTATGAGAGACATTAGAAGAGCTCTTCTGGAAGCAGAT GTCAGCCTTCCTGTTGTTAGAAGATTTGTGCAGGCGGTTAGCGATCGAGCTGTTGGCACTGGATTAATCCGAGGAGTAAAACCAGATCAACAATTAGTGAAG ATAGTTAGTGATGAGCTAGTAAAACTAATGGGAGGAGAAGTTTCTGAGCTGGTCTTTTCAAAAACCAAGCCAACTGTCATATTGTTGGCTGGGTTGCAAGGAGTTGGAAAGACAACTATCAGTGCAAAACTAGCTTTATATCTGAAAAAGCTG GGGAAGAGTTGCATGCTAATTGCCGGGGATGTATATAGACCTGCTGCTATCGACCAGCTGGTTATTCTGGGTGAACAG GTCGGGGTTCCAGTTTATGCAGCTGGAACAGATGTTAAACCTGCCGAAATAGCAAGGCAAGGATTGGCAGAGGCCAGGAAGAAGAATGTAGATGTAGTTATAATGGATACTGCTGGAAGACTTCAG ATAGATAAAGCTATGATGGATGAACTGAAAGATGTTAAAAAAGTACTAGATCCCACCGAGGTTTTGCTTGTTGTGGATGCAATGACAGGACAAGAAGCTGCTG CATTGGTCACAACATTCAATGTTGAAATTGGAATTACTGGTGCAATTTTGTCAAAGCTAGATGGGGATTCTAGAGGCGGAGCAGCCTTGAGTGTAAAAGAG GTATCGGGGAAGCCAATTAAGCTCGTGGGAAGGGGGGAGCGTATGGACGACCTTGAACCTTTCTATCCAGATCGCATGGCCGGACGTATCTTAGGAATGGGTGATGTTTTATCTTTTGTGGAGAAAGCCCAAGAAGTT ATACGACAAGAAGAGGCGGAAGACTTGCAGAAGAAGATAATGAGtgcaaaatttgatttcaatgaCCTCCTGAAGCAAACTCGTACAGTTGCACGGATGGGCTCAATGTCTCGTGTAATTGGAATGATTCCGGGCATGGGAAAG GTTACTCCCGCACAAATTCGAGATGCAGAAAAGAATTTGCAATTAATGGAGTCCATGATAGAAGCAATGACCCCAG AGGAGAGGGAAAAACCAGAACTATTGGCGGAATCGCCTGAAAGGAGGAAACGAGTCGCTCAAGAATCTGGAAAAACAGAGCAGCAG GTGAGTGAACTTGTTGCTCAAATTTTCCAAATGCGTGTACGAATGAAGAACTTGATGAATATTATGGAAGGTGGGTCGCTTCCTTCAATGAGCAACCTTGAGCAGGCCATGAGGGCAGAACAGAAG CCTCCCCCTGGCACAgcaagaagaaagaaaagagcaGACTCGAGGAAGCAATTTTCAGACTTGGCTGCAAGCGCTATTGCTCGTGGCTTTGGGGATAAGAATTAA